The Micromonospora sp. NBC_00421 genome contains a region encoding:
- a CDS encoding class I adenylate-forming enzyme family protein, with product MNLPEHWWSASQSYVSEILSLLAAAPDREVAYWRGEVFSGGDLIRSVTETFLALRDRGVGKGDVVAILVAPNSPEMLTARYATQLLGGAVCYLRTTNPGTRTTVLPLDHQIQILRETEAVTVYADAESAERAAKLADGGGVPVTRLDPGERDEVSRVGVADTPGAESWEPDALAFIGFTSGSTGRPKGIRLSGRAWEATSRAWMQLGGEAGCGSMLASTPLSHGVAPLVDAVLAMGGALHLQESFDAGSFVHTVSTEKEISWTFMATNHVFQLIDHLLERGVRDSDAVEAAGLSTLKRIIYGGSPAAPARIAQAFRLFGPVLAQGYATTESGRITTLTPPEHGDPQLAATVGRPFPEVDVVVCNPDSGAQLTVGEVGEVRVRSPQMMDGYHRDPELTARVLRDGWYSTGDIGRLDERGYLTLLGRVADVIKVGGVKVHPIVLEAEILSHPGVRHAAVYGVRDEDGSEHIHAAIECDPAEVVDVETIRAGIAETLSPIHVPEKFNVLSALPMNSNGKPDKVLLRAQSV from the coding sequence ATGAACCTGCCCGAGCATTGGTGGAGCGCTAGCCAAAGTTACGTTTCGGAGATCCTCTCACTGCTCGCTGCCGCGCCGGATCGTGAGGTCGCCTATTGGCGTGGCGAGGTGTTCTCTGGCGGTGACCTGATCCGGTCCGTGACTGAAACGTTTCTTGCGCTGCGCGACCGCGGAGTGGGCAAGGGGGACGTGGTGGCGATCCTGGTCGCACCGAACAGCCCCGAGATGCTCACCGCGCGGTACGCGACACAACTGCTCGGCGGTGCCGTGTGCTATCTGCGGACCACCAATCCCGGCACCAGGACGACGGTCCTTCCGCTGGATCACCAGATCCAGATCCTGCGCGAGACCGAAGCTGTGACCGTCTATGCCGATGCCGAGAGTGCGGAGCGTGCGGCAAAGCTCGCCGACGGTGGTGGTGTCCCGGTGACCCGTCTCGATCCTGGGGAACGCGACGAGGTCTCCCGGGTCGGGGTTGCCGACACCCCGGGTGCCGAGTCGTGGGAGCCGGACGCGCTGGCCTTCATCGGCTTCACGAGTGGCAGCACGGGGCGGCCCAAGGGCATCCGGTTGTCGGGCCGCGCGTGGGAAGCCACCTCGCGTGCCTGGATGCAGCTCGGTGGTGAAGCCGGCTGTGGCTCGATGTTGGCCTCCACCCCGCTGAGTCACGGCGTTGCCCCGCTGGTGGACGCCGTCCTCGCCATGGGCGGAGCCCTCCACCTCCAGGAGAGCTTCGACGCCGGGAGCTTCGTGCACACCGTCAGCACGGAGAAGGAGATCTCGTGGACGTTCATGGCGACGAACCACGTGTTCCAACTCATCGACCACCTGCTCGAGCGGGGAGTCCGCGACAGTGACGCCGTGGAGGCCGCGGGCCTGTCCACGTTGAAGCGGATCATCTACGGCGGCAGCCCCGCGGCACCCGCCAGAATTGCCCAGGCCTTCCGGCTCTTCGGCCCCGTCCTGGCGCAGGGCTACGCCACGACCGAGAGCGGTCGGATCACGACCCTGACACCTCCGGAGCACGGCGACCCGCAGCTCGCAGCCACCGTCGGGCGTCCCTTTCCCGAGGTGGACGTCGTCGTCTGCAACCCGGATTCGGGTGCGCAACTGACGGTCGGGGAGGTCGGTGAGGTCCGCGTCCGCTCACCGCAGATGATGGATGGTTACCACCGCGACCCGGAGTTGACTGCCCGGGTCCTCCGGGACGGCTGGTACTCCACCGGGGACATCGGCCGTCTCGACGAGCGAGGATATCTGACTCTCCTGGGTCGGGTGGCCGACGTCATCAAGGTCGGCGGCGTCAAGGTCCACCCGATCGTCCTCGAGGCGGAGATTCTCTCCCATCCGGGCGTCCGGCACGCCGCCGTCTACGGCGTGCGGGACGAGGATGGCAGCGAGCACATCCATGCCGCGATCGAATGCGATCCGGCCGAGGTGGTCGACGTGGAGACCATTCGCGCGGGAATTGCTGAGACGCTGTCCCCGATTCATGTGCCCGAGAAGTTCAATGTCCTGAGTGCGCTGCCGATGAACAGCAACGGCAAGCCCGACAAGGTGCTCCTGAGGGCGCAGTCCGTCTGA
- the hemA gene encoding 5-aminolevulinate synthase, whose product MNVHLASYLTGKTTDDLAGSKREFLEIGRRSGNYPMATARRDGVDSEVSVWCSNDYLGMGQNRQVITAMKAAIDSHGVGSGGSRNIGGTNHYHVLLENELAALHGKDAALFFTSGYTANEGSLSILARMPEDTVVFSDAKNHASIIDGLRHSGAKKHVFRHNDVAHLEELIAATPADRPKFIVVETVYSMSGNVAPLAEIADIADRYGATTFIDEVHAVGMYGPQGAGIAAREGIADRFTVVMGTLAKGYGTVGGYIAGPAALVDAVRTYSRSFVFTTSLPPAIAAGALASVQYLRSSDVERKTLSENARLLHSLLIAADIPFISTDSHIVSAFVGDDATCKRASQLLFERHRVYVQSINAPSVPAGEEILRIAPSAVHDQHDVENFAQALQEVWKELDIPTASARDWSRSGLCGGGARTAVTDGLLP is encoded by the coding sequence ATGAACGTCCACCTGGCGTCATACCTGACCGGAAAAACTACTGACGATCTTGCTGGAAGCAAACGCGAGTTCCTCGAGATCGGCCGTCGTTCCGGCAATTACCCCATGGCCACCGCGCGGCGCGACGGGGTGGATTCGGAAGTAAGTGTATGGTGCAGCAACGACTATCTCGGAATGGGTCAGAACCGTCAGGTGATCACGGCCATGAAAGCCGCGATCGATAGCCATGGCGTAGGCTCCGGAGGCTCCCGGAACATCGGTGGGACAAACCACTACCACGTCCTTCTCGAAAATGAGCTGGCGGCCCTGCACGGCAAGGATGCCGCGCTCTTCTTCACCTCGGGATACACGGCCAACGAAGGATCCCTCTCCATCCTGGCGAGGATGCCGGAAGATACAGTCGTATTTTCCGATGCAAAGAACCATGCCTCCATCATCGACGGTCTCCGGCACAGCGGCGCGAAGAAGCACGTCTTCAGGCACAACGACGTCGCTCACCTGGAAGAACTGATCGCGGCGACCCCCGCTGACCGCCCGAAGTTCATCGTCGTGGAAACCGTCTATTCCATGTCGGGCAATGTGGCACCGCTGGCCGAGATCGCCGACATCGCCGACAGGTACGGTGCCACGACCTTCATCGACGAGGTCCACGCGGTCGGCATGTACGGCCCGCAGGGTGCCGGCATCGCCGCACGGGAGGGCATCGCCGACCGGTTCACAGTCGTGATGGGCACCTTGGCAAAGGGGTACGGAACGGTCGGCGGCTACATCGCGGGGCCGGCGGCCCTCGTGGACGCCGTGCGGACCTACTCGCGCTCGTTCGTCTTCACCACCTCGCTGCCGCCGGCGATCGCGGCCGGTGCGCTGGCGTCGGTTCAATACCTGCGGTCCTCGGACGTGGAGCGGAAGACCCTCTCGGAGAACGCCCGTCTTCTGCACAGCCTTCTGATCGCGGCCGACATCCCGTTCATCTCGACGGACTCCCACATCGTCTCGGCCTTCGTCGGTGACGACGCCACCTGCAAGCGGGCGTCCCAGCTGCTGTTCGAGCGGCACCGGGTCTATGTCCAGTCCATCAATGCCCCCAGCGTGCCGGCGGGCGAGGAGATCCTGCGGATCGCTCCGTCCGCCGTGCACGACCAGCACGACGTCGAGAACTTCGCCCAGGCCCTTCAGGAGGTCTGGAAGGAACTGGACATCCCGACCGCGAGCGCCCGGGACTGGTCGAGGTCAGGACTCTGCGGTGGCGGTGCCCGCACCGCCGTGACAGACGGACTGCTGCCGTAA
- a CDS encoding long-chain-fatty-acid--CoA ligase produces the protein MTMSVADVLADTATRLPDHVAVIHGSEHLTYGRLWEQARRHAAVLRASGVRPGDRVALLVVDTPQFPVVYFGVLATGAVVVPLNVMATASEIAHVLTDADARFLVCASSLLAQAREATGPLGTVLLTVGPGPAGTVDLENAAQDTAPIDGPAVREPDDVAVVFYTSGTTGDPKGVMLTHRNILYNVERMVTTPYAFRSDDVLLGCLPLAHGFGQICGMLTGFRAGISIVMMPRFSGREALALMRRHHCTVFMGVPTMYVKLLDAVAQGEPVPRLDRVYSGGSALAVKTLDDVRRVFGCPVYEGYGMTETSCSVAYHYPGLTFRPGTVGVPITGITVGVARPNTDRTDLLPVGEVGEIVVRAPSVMAGYLGRPDATAEVLIDGWFRTGDLGRLDGDGYLSIVGRKKDLILRGGYNVYPREIEEVLVGHPAVAQVAVIGVPHPVLGEEVWAIVVPAQDVAARTGEELVEWGRQRLAAYKYPRRVEFTDALPTGPSGKVLKRILVSTYGSTAGV, from the coding sequence ATGACCATGTCCGTCGCCGACGTGCTGGCCGACACGGCCACGCGGCTACCCGACCACGTCGCCGTCATCCACGGGTCGGAGCACCTCACCTACGGACGGCTGTGGGAACAGGCGCGTCGCCACGCCGCCGTGCTGCGGGCCAGCGGGGTGCGGCCGGGAGACCGGGTCGCGCTGCTCGTGGTCGACACCCCGCAGTTCCCCGTCGTGTACTTCGGCGTGTTGGCGACCGGCGCCGTGGTCGTCCCGCTGAACGTCATGGCGACCGCGTCGGAGATCGCACACGTACTGACCGACGCCGACGCCCGTTTCCTGGTGTGCGCCTCCTCGTTGCTCGCCCAGGCGAGAGAGGCGACGGGGCCGCTCGGCACGGTCCTTCTCACCGTCGGCCCCGGCCCCGCGGGCACTGTCGACCTGGAGAACGCGGCACAGGACACGGCGCCGATCGACGGTCCCGCCGTGCGGGAACCCGACGACGTCGCGGTCGTGTTCTACACCTCCGGCACGACGGGCGACCCGAAGGGCGTGATGCTCACCCACCGGAACATCCTGTACAACGTCGAGCGGATGGTCACCACCCCGTACGCGTTCCGCAGCGACGACGTACTGCTCGGGTGTCTGCCACTGGCGCACGGCTTCGGTCAGATCTGCGGCATGCTGACCGGCTTCCGGGCCGGTATATCCATCGTCATGATGCCGAGGTTCTCCGGCCGGGAGGCCCTGGCTCTGATGAGGAGACACCACTGCACGGTGTTCATGGGCGTGCCGACCATGTACGTCAAGCTGCTCGATGCGGTGGCCCAGGGAGAGCCCGTTCCCCGGCTCGACCGCGTCTACAGCGGGGGCTCGGCGCTTGCGGTCAAGACCCTCGACGACGTCCGACGCGTGTTCGGATGTCCGGTGTACGAGGGCTACGGGATGACCGAGACCTCCTGTAGCGTCGCCTACCACTATCCGGGCCTGACTTTCCGACCCGGAACCGTCGGTGTGCCGATCACCGGCATCACCGTCGGGGTAGCTCGGCCGAACACCGACCGGACCGATCTCCTGCCGGTCGGTGAGGTGGGCGAGATCGTGGTGCGCGCTCCCAGCGTGATGGCCGGATATCTCGGTCGTCCCGATGCCACCGCCGAGGTCCTGATCGACGGCTGGTTCCGCACCGGCGATCTCGGCAGGCTGGACGGCGACGGCTACCTCTCGATCGTGGGCCGTAAGAAGGACCTGATCCTGCGGGGCGGCTACAACGTCTATCCGCGCGAGATCGAGGAGGTCCTGGTCGGGCACCCGGCCGTGGCGCAGGTGGCGGTCATCGGTGTTCCGCACCCTGTGCTCGGTGAGGAGGTCTGGGCGATCGTCGTCCCGGCGCAGGACGTCGCCGCGCGAACGGGTGAAGAACTCGTCGAGTGGGGCAGACAGCGTCTCGCCGCATACAAGTACCCGCGTCGGGTCGAGTTCACCGACGCTCTCCCGACAGGGCCGAGCGGAAAGGTCCTCAAGCGGATCCTCGTCTCGACGTACGGGTCGACCGCCGGTGTGTAG